In Fluviispira sanaruensis, a genomic segment contains:
- a CDS encoding efflux transporter outer membrane subunit: MKQKFIKYKFFEHIFMIYILSIVFLTACTVGPDYKRPNFTLTDQFKETENKNWKIAEPKDEKDKGNWWEIFADPELNEFEDQLIINNQTIASSLAQYEQALALISQAEAGFLPSLTGAGSATRQRTQATSSFPPSYSTNFSTSLSASWIPDLWGNVKRTVEADKANAEASLAQLANVKLTAQASLAQYYFQLRTADINQKLLDETVESYKKTLEITVRQRIAGTATLADYLQAESQVSQAEALALDNIITRQQYEHAIAILLGKNPAEFSIVAKQIKMQPPEIPLMIPSELLERRPDIAQAERLVAQANAQIGVAISGFFPTLNLNSSAGYANSNGTIANLFSFPALFWSLGTSLSQSIFDGGLQEAKVTAANANYKSIVAQYRQTILVALQNVEDNLVASTYLKREEQAQKNAALLAQQSESLTVQSFEVGTQTYNNVLTAQINTFTALKNANTVLGRRMTTAVSLIAALGGGWKNEQIINSQEEKNKK, encoded by the coding sequence ATGAAACAGAAATTTATAAAATATAAATTCTTTGAGCATATTTTCATGATTTATATTTTATCCATTGTTTTTTTAACAGCATGCACTGTGGGACCTGATTATAAAAGACCCAATTTTACTTTAACAGATCAATTTAAGGAAACAGAAAATAAAAATTGGAAAATAGCTGAACCAAAAGATGAAAAAGATAAAGGCAATTGGTGGGAAATCTTTGCAGATCCTGAGCTCAATGAATTTGAAGATCAGCTCATTATAAATAATCAAACGATTGCATCTTCACTTGCTCAGTATGAGCAAGCTCTTGCGCTTATCAGTCAAGCAGAAGCAGGTTTCTTGCCCAGTCTAACGGGAGCAGGATCCGCTACACGGCAAAGAACGCAAGCAACTTCGAGCTTTCCCCCATCTTATTCAACAAACTTCAGTACATCTCTCAGTGCTTCTTGGATACCCGATCTGTGGGGAAACGTTAAGAGAACTGTCGAAGCCGATAAAGCCAACGCAGAAGCGAGCCTAGCGCAACTTGCAAACGTTAAATTGACAGCGCAGGCTTCACTTGCACAATATTATTTCCAATTGCGCACTGCAGATATCAATCAAAAATTATTAGATGAGACTGTAGAAAGTTATAAAAAAACATTAGAAATTACAGTAAGACAAAGAATTGCTGGTACAGCCACTTTAGCTGATTATTTACAAGCAGAGTCACAAGTGTCTCAAGCAGAAGCTCTGGCCTTAGATAATATTATCACTCGACAACAATATGAACATGCAATCGCAATCTTATTAGGAAAAAATCCAGCTGAGTTTTCTATTGTAGCAAAGCAAATTAAAATGCAACCACCAGAAATTCCATTGATGATTCCATCCGAACTCTTAGAAAGACGTCCTGATATTGCCCAAGCAGAGCGTCTTGTTGCTCAAGCAAATGCACAAATAGGAGTTGCCATTTCTGGCTTTTTCCCGACTTTAAATTTAAATTCAAGCGCTGGTTATGCAAATTCAAATGGCACAATTGCGAATCTTTTTTCATTTCCTGCTCTTTTTTGGTCACTTGGCACAAGTTTAAGTCAATCCATTTTTGATGGTGGCTTACAAGAAGCTAAAGTAACTGCAGCAAATGCAAATTATAAATCTATCGTTGCTCAATATAGACAAACAATATTGGTTGCTCTGCAAAATGTGGAAGATAATTTAGTGGCCTCTACATACTTAAAAAGAGAAGAGCAGGCACAAAAAAATGCTGCGTTATTAGCTCAGCAATCGGAAAGCTTAACCGTACAAAGTTTTGAAGTTGGTACTCAAACATATAATAATGTACTTACTGCGCAAATAAATACTTTTACAGCGCTCAAAAATGCAAATACAGTGCTCGGCAGAAGAATGACGACTGCAGTCAGTCTTATTGCTGCTTTAGGTGGTGGTTGGAAAAATGAGCAAATTATAAATTCGCAAGAAGAAAAAAACAAAAAATAA
- a CDS encoding alpha/beta hydrolase: MKTIKAKTFIQFLIFATFLTACNNLFYYPDSVIQVTPDRLNLVFSDITIRTIDNEELHGWKINAKEQAPIATILHFHGNAQNITTHFMYCAWLAENGFDVIEFDYRGYGKSTGEASRSGIYKDSVSFLQWAYENSRTKDNFIIAQSLGGAVVIPAFADIKTNNVQAIILDSTFASYRGIARQKLASIWLTWPLQWPLGFLVSDDLSPIDYIKNVNVPLVFIHGKNDNVVPYESGKELFEAAQEPKEFWDVEWEGHVSAFVNKDDQFRRKLLKYLCSHLKKPNKKCEKYLNKTSQTLPYIRLLPDFINNNK; encoded by the coding sequence ATGAAAACTATTAAAGCAAAAACATTTATACAATTTTTAATATTTGCAACTTTCTTAACTGCATGCAATAATCTTTTTTATTATCCCGATTCTGTTATTCAAGTCACTCCAGACCGATTGAATTTAGTTTTTAGTGATATTACTATAAGAACAATTGATAATGAAGAACTACATGGTTGGAAAATAAACGCAAAAGAACAAGCACCTATTGCCACAATATTACATTTTCATGGCAATGCACAAAATATTACAACGCATTTTATGTATTGCGCATGGTTGGCAGAAAATGGTTTTGATGTGATAGAATTCGATTATCGAGGATATGGCAAGTCAACAGGAGAGGCATCGCGCTCAGGAATTTATAAGGACAGTGTTAGTTTTTTACAATGGGCTTATGAAAACTCGCGCACAAAAGATAACTTTATTATTGCACAAAGTTTAGGAGGTGCTGTCGTTATCCCTGCTTTTGCCGATATCAAAACAAATAATGTTCAAGCCATTATTTTAGACAGCACTTTTGCATCCTATCGTGGTATAGCGAGACAAAAACTTGCAAGTATTTGGTTGACTTGGCCATTGCAGTGGCCTCTTGGATTTTTAGTCTCCGATGATTTAAGTCCAATAGATTATATAAAAAATGTTAATGTTCCTTTAGTGTTTATTCATGGCAAAAATGACAACGTTGTTCCGTATGAATCTGGTAAAGAACTTTTTGAAGCGGCCCAAGAGCCGAAAGAATTTTGGGATGTGGAATGGGAAGGGCATGTTTCTGCATTTGTAAATAAAGATGATCAATTTAGAAGAAAATTATTAAAATATTTGTGTTCACACTTAAAAAAACCGAATAAAAAGTGTGAAAAATATTTAAATAAAACCTCACAGACCTTACCTTATATTAGGTTATTGCCAGATTTTATAAATAATAATAAATAA
- a CDS encoding malonate decarboxylase subunit alpha: MNQSLLKQNKISRVNRASAFMDGKWIIENNLIDCLECFIEPHDKICIEGNNQKQALLLSEALAKVNIEKINNLHVLQSTVLFPAHMLIFENGIANKIDFSYASVYGTRFAELVQEGKLTINGMHTFLELYSRYFIDLTPRVCLISAEKADVEGNLYTGANTEETPTIIEATAFKDGIVIVEAKEIVKKLPRIDIPSDWVDALVLNRNPSPIKALFTRDPAKISNTKILMAMMVIKGIYGKYGVNRLNHGVGYSTCAIELLLPTYAESLGLKGKICEYMVVNPLPTLIPAIEAGFVKHIVSPGGEVGMNEYVKSRPDVFFTGRDGSLRSNRCYAQMAGLYAIDLFAGATLQVDIYGNSTTITSERMPGFGGAPNFGSNANARRHCSESWLLAGRENKNHFNQIPKGKKLVLQIVETFQPFGIPSFVETLDAFDIQKKMNLPLAPIMIYGEDVTHIVTEEGIANLLLCQTAYEREQAIRCVAGLTPVGLKRDKMIIDELREKRIVTYPEDLDILRESATEDLLAAKSIHDLVKMSNGLYDPPAKFLKKVNESTRYKQ; encoded by the coding sequence ATGAACCAATCTCTGCTAAAACAAAACAAGATATCGAGAGTGAACAGAGCAAGTGCATTTATGGATGGAAAGTGGATTATTGAAAATAATTTAATCGATTGTCTTGAATGTTTTATTGAACCTCATGATAAAATCTGCATAGAAGGAAATAATCAAAAGCAGGCATTGCTTCTCTCAGAAGCACTCGCAAAAGTCAATATTGAAAAAATTAATAACTTACATGTATTACAATCTACTGTGCTCTTTCCGGCACATATGCTTATTTTTGAAAATGGAATCGCAAATAAAATTGATTTTTCTTATGCATCAGTTTATGGCACACGTTTTGCCGAGCTTGTCCAAGAAGGAAAACTGACTATAAACGGAATGCACACCTTTTTGGAACTTTATTCACGTTATTTTATAGATTTAACTCCAAGAGTCTGCCTTATTTCTGCAGAAAAAGCTGATGTAGAAGGGAATCTGTATACGGGAGCCAACACGGAAGAAACTCCAACTATCATTGAAGCTACTGCTTTTAAAGATGGAATTGTCATAGTCGAAGCTAAAGAAATTGTGAAAAAACTTCCAAGGATTGATATCCCTTCAGATTGGGTTGATGCACTTGTTTTGAATCGAAATCCTTCACCAATTAAAGCTTTATTTACTCGGGATCCTGCTAAAATTTCTAATACTAAAATATTGATGGCAATGATGGTGATAAAGGGTATTTATGGCAAATATGGGGTAAATCGCTTGAATCATGGAGTGGGTTACAGTACTTGTGCTATAGAACTTCTCTTGCCCACATATGCAGAAAGCCTTGGGCTCAAAGGAAAAATATGTGAATATATGGTGGTGAATCCTCTGCCAACACTTATACCAGCAATCGAAGCTGGATTTGTCAAACACATTGTATCACCTGGTGGTGAAGTTGGAATGAATGAATATGTGAAATCACGACCAGATGTTTTTTTTACTGGAAGAGATGGATCTCTCCGCTCAAATCGTTGCTATGCACAAATGGCAGGACTTTATGCCATAGATTTATTTGCTGGTGCAACACTCCAAGTGGATATTTATGGTAACAGCACAACAATAACTTCAGAAAGAATGCCTGGCTTTGGCGGTGCGCCTAATTTTGGCAGCAATGCAAATGCGCGTAGACACTGTTCTGAAAGTTGGCTTTTAGCAGGACGTGAAAATAAAAATCATTTCAATCAAATTCCAAAAGGTAAAAAATTAGTTTTACAAATTGTTGAAACCTTTCAGCCATTCGGTATTCCATCTTTTGTCGAAACATTAGACGCATTTGATATTCAAAAAAAGATGAACTTACCCTTAGCTCCAATTATGATCTATGGAGAAGACGTTACACATATCGTGACTGAAGAAGGCATTGCCAATTTGTTACTTTGTCAGACGGCTTATGAACGTGAACAAGCTATTCGCTGCGTTGCAGGTTTGACTCCAGTTGGTTTAAAAAGAGACAAAATGATAATCGATGAACTCAGAGAAAAAAGAATTGTTACTTATCCAGAAGATCTTGATATTTTAAGAGAAAGCGCCACAGAGGATCTTTTGGCGGCAAAATCAATCCATGATTTAGTGAAAATGTCTAATGGTTTGTATGATCCACCTGCTAAGTTTTTAAAAAAAGTTAATGAATCAACTCGTTACAAACAATAA
- a CDS encoding efflux RND transporter permease subunit has translation MKSISAPFIERPIASSLIALLITLAGILAFRLLPVSQLPQIEFPTILVQASLPGASPAIMASSVATPLERQLGQISGITEMTSSSTLGNARVILQFDLSRNIDGAARDVQAAIDAAIAKLPTDLPGNPTYRKVNPADAPIMIISLTSNIYSRGEMYDAASTILQQKISQTAGIGQVVVGGGSLPAVRVELNPTALNNYGISLDSVRTTIQNANSNIPKGQIVSGSKSYEIVTNDQIFKAYQYKPLMISYKNGAAVTLDQLGDVVDSVEDLRNHGLTDGKPSIVLILFKQPGANVIETVDLVKTMLPQLNASIPSGMDLTVTLDRTTTIRSSLREVEKTLVIAIALVVFIVFLFLKNIYATFIPSIAVPLSLLGTFAIMYLLNFSLDNLSLMALTISTGFVVDDAIVMLENISRHMEAGMSPKNASLLGAKEVGFTVLSMSISLIAVFIPILLMGGIIGRLFFEFAMTLSISIIVSLIVSLIITPSMCSQLLKPKIKLENNAHKKSFLDNLNNLYATSLHWSLNHKRKILIITIGTIILNIILFIIIPKGFFPQQDTGRIVGSIQADQNISFQNMKIKFEKLVEIIKQDPAVNHVVGYVGGGSKNSGFVFISLKSLEERKISADLIISRMRKATSKLTGVRIYMQAAQDLVIGGRQGNAQFQYTLSADTLNELSSWVDKIMQRLNVLPGIADINTDQLVHGLETFINVNHDLALQYGITASTIDNTLYDAFGQRQVSLMYKEMNQYHIIMEVNPKFWQHPDTLNNIYIQTNSGKVPLSSIAQFSNRSSLLSVNHQDQFPAATLSFNLVPGVALGDSVSLVEKTVKEMNLPPNIRASFQGAAKAFKASLSSEPYLILAAIITIYIILGILYESFIHPITILSTLPSAGVGAFLALILTGTEFSLISLIGIILLIGIVKKNAIMMIDFALQLKRNGDKNSQNAIYKAAIIRFRPIMMTTFAAILGAVPLAFGSGVGSEILKPLGISIIGGLIVSQILTLYTTPVIYLYFEQLSDWLRLKKLRIKGNRNNETEIYKI, from the coding sequence GTGAAAAGTATTTCTGCACCATTTATAGAACGTCCAATTGCCTCATCTTTGATAGCTTTACTTATTACATTAGCAGGTATTCTAGCATTTCGCCTTTTACCTGTTTCTCAGTTGCCACAAATAGAATTTCCAACAATTTTAGTGCAAGCGAGCCTCCCTGGAGCGAGTCCTGCAATTATGGCAAGCTCTGTTGCCACTCCACTTGAAAGGCAATTAGGTCAAATATCAGGCATAACTGAAATGACATCGAGCAGCACATTGGGCAATGCTCGCGTTATTCTCCAATTTGATTTGTCAAGAAATATCGATGGTGCTGCGCGCGATGTGCAAGCAGCTATTGATGCGGCTATTGCAAAACTACCCACAGATTTACCTGGAAATCCTACTTATCGAAAAGTCAATCCTGCTGATGCTCCCATCATGATTATTTCATTGACTTCAAACATATATTCCAGAGGCGAAATGTATGATGCAGCTTCTACAATTTTGCAACAAAAAATTTCTCAAACGGCTGGAATTGGACAAGTGGTTGTGGGCGGAGGTTCTCTCCCAGCCGTCAGAGTGGAATTAAATCCTACAGCACTTAATAATTATGGAATTAGTTTAGACTCTGTCAGAACAACAATACAAAATGCAAATTCAAATATCCCAAAAGGACAAATAGTTTCAGGTAGCAAAAGCTATGAAATAGTAACCAATGATCAGATTTTTAAAGCTTATCAGTATAAGCCGCTTATGATTTCTTATAAAAATGGTGCCGCTGTTACTTTAGACCAGTTAGGCGACGTGGTCGATTCCGTTGAAGACCTTCGCAATCATGGATTAACAGATGGTAAACCTTCTATTGTTTTAATATTATTTAAACAGCCTGGCGCAAATGTCATTGAAACAGTAGATTTGGTAAAAACAATGTTACCGCAATTAAATGCTTCTATTCCTTCTGGCATGGATTTAACTGTTACTCTAGATAGAACAACCACGATTCGCTCTTCACTGCGAGAAGTGGAAAAAACACTCGTAATTGCTATTGCCCTCGTTGTCTTTATTGTTTTTTTATTTTTAAAGAATATATACGCCACTTTCATTCCGAGTATTGCAGTGCCACTTTCGTTACTTGGTACCTTTGCAATTATGTATCTTTTGAATTTTAGTTTAGATAACCTCTCTCTGATGGCATTAACAATTTCAACTGGATTTGTAGTTGATGATGCTATTGTCATGCTTGAAAATATTTCACGCCATATGGAAGCAGGTATGTCACCTAAAAATGCTTCTCTACTCGGAGCAAAAGAAGTTGGATTTACAGTACTCTCGATGAGTATTTCATTGATTGCCGTATTTATTCCGATATTACTGATGGGCGGAATTATTGGCCGATTGTTTTTTGAATTTGCCATGACCTTATCCATTTCAATAATTGTTTCCCTAATTGTTTCTTTAATTATTACTCCATCTATGTGCTCTCAGTTATTAAAGCCAAAAATAAAATTAGAAAATAATGCACATAAAAAATCATTTTTAGATAATTTAAATAATTTATATGCTACAAGTTTGCATTGGTCTTTAAATCATAAAAGAAAAATATTAATAATAACAATTGGAACGATTATTCTAAATATAATCTTATTTATTATTATACCAAAAGGTTTTTTCCCCCAACAAGACACAGGAAGAATCGTTGGTTCTATTCAAGCAGATCAAAATATTTCATTTCAAAATATGAAGATAAAATTTGAAAAATTAGTAGAGATCATTAAACAGGATCCTGCAGTTAATCACGTCGTTGGTTATGTTGGAGGAGGCTCAAAAAATTCTGGCTTTGTTTTTATTAGTTTGAAATCACTTGAAGAAAGAAAAATATCAGCCGATTTGATCATTTCCCGCATGCGAAAAGCAACTTCAAAATTAACAGGCGTACGTATATACATGCAAGCCGCTCAAGATCTAGTTATTGGCGGTCGTCAAGGGAATGCTCAATTTCAGTATACCTTATCAGCTGATACCTTGAATGAATTAAGCAGCTGGGTTGACAAAATCATGCAGCGCTTGAATGTATTACCTGGAATCGCAGATATTAATACGGATCAGTTGGTCCACGGTTTAGAAACGTTTATAAATGTAAATCATGATCTCGCTTTGCAATATGGTATCACAGCTTCTACTATAGATAATACTCTTTATGATGCCTTTGGGCAGAGGCAAGTCTCGCTTATGTATAAAGAGATGAATCAGTACCATATAATTATGGAAGTTAACCCAAAATTTTGGCAGCACCCAGATACTTTAAATAACATTTATATACAAACGAATAGTGGCAAAGTTCCTCTTTCAAGCATTGCGCAATTCTCAAATAGATCATCACTATTATCCGTAAATCATCAAGACCAATTTCCAGCTGCAACCCTTTCCTTTAATTTAGTTCCTGGGGTTGCATTAGGAGATTCTGTCAGTTTAGTGGAAAAAACTGTGAAAGAAATGAATCTTCCACCAAATATTAGGGCATCTTTTCAAGGAGCTGCAAAGGCTTTTAAAGCATCGTTATCTTCAGAACCCTATCTTATTTTAGCTGCTATTATTACGATTTATATTATATTAGGAATTCTTTATGAAAGTTTTATCCATCCAATTACCATACTATCCACACTTCCTTCTGCAGGAGTTGGTGCATTTTTAGCTTTAATCCTAACAGGCACCGAGTTTTCTCTTATTTCACTCATCGGAATTATTTTATTAATCGGCATTGTTAAGAAAAATGCTATTATGATGATCGACTTTGCCTTACAGCTCAAGAGAAATGGAGATAAAAACTCACAAAATGCAATTTATAAAGCTGCAATAATTCGCTTTCGTCCCATAATGATGACAACTTTTGCCGCAATATTAGGGGCAGTTCCTTTAGCATTTGGTAGCGGAGTAGGTTCTGAAATACTAAAACCATTAGGAATTTCAATTATTGGTGGGCTTATAGTCAGTCAAATTTTAACTCTATATACAACTCCAGTGATTTATTTATATTTTGAACAACTTTCAGATTGGTTGCGTCTGAAAAAGCTAAGAATAAAAGGTAACAGAAACAATGAAACAGAAATTTATAAAATATAA
- a CDS encoding histidine kinase dimerization/phosphoacceptor domain -containing protein, protein MNDTPYPSDFCEQFQVQQADSFQPCGIFLGIDIERFKIAFASENWNSLFYFSDNDIIKKELAQCISEDSYLFIKKHVKNLQSLANEIRVIIQVEIKSENKYIKYYCLSYLIKNILCLEFQLECPSEYKINQELFDAAYQEITLYQGDLNILAAKLCRFIRFMTKYDRVYYCRFEDDGTGYVPADDAAEPLESILHHHFPATDVPTIVRQLYLKSRYRLITEAIYTPIKILGLQEKIDFSMSLFRSIGSTHLQYLKNMGIMSSASFSVVENKTLRGLIGCHSVKRRTIPIEILPKIQLLVELFATRLLDEKLNEMQIKSPKINKNIFEFLKMYEIMNCDLQLLPNESFDLLRNTFMCDNILYKYVNKKITDTNIPDEMIDKIEFFAKKKFDNNEITILNRLSDLHPKFNKWMETYSGMIYLPLDRDHLSYIAFFRPEQIQTLKWSGDPNIQNINSDGSLNPRNSFAIWYNQIKGVCVPWSNEEISLAKEIRIKLIDIRSNFLEKSIRENMILKEKNDENELLLSEIHHRVKNNLSIVSSIFDWKMKESKNTELIADLKEMKSRIRAISALHETLYQGGNFGSLSIERYLRSIAREALSLVKNNNTQIDFKFSIPSNIVIPIQEALPLGLITHEFITNSIKHAFTEKDEGMINIEWKEYENNTILILSDNGKGFINIEKKQNKSLGLELIRLLIGQLDAIPSWDGSIGVKLKIQFDRKFA, encoded by the coding sequence ATGAATGACACACCCTATCCTTCTGATTTTTGTGAACAATTTCAAGTACAGCAGGCTGATAGTTTTCAACCTTGTGGAATTTTTTTAGGTATTGATATAGAAAGATTTAAAATTGCTTTTGCCTCTGAAAATTGGAATAGTCTTTTTTATTTTTCAGACAATGACATTATAAAAAAAGAACTTGCTCAATGCATCAGCGAGGATTCTTATCTTTTCATTAAAAAACACGTGAAGAATTTACAGAGTCTAGCAAATGAAATCAGAGTTATTATACAAGTTGAGATAAAAAGTGAAAATAAGTATATCAAATATTATTGCTTAAGTTATTTAATTAAAAATATACTTTGTCTTGAATTTCAGTTAGAATGTCCTAGTGAATATAAAATCAATCAAGAACTATTTGATGCTGCATATCAGGAAATTACTCTTTATCAGGGAGATTTAAATATTCTTGCAGCAAAATTATGCCGTTTTATTAGGTTCATGACAAAATATGATCGTGTTTATTATTGCCGTTTTGAGGATGACGGCACAGGATATGTACCTGCTGACGATGCAGCAGAACCTTTAGAATCCATATTACACCATCACTTTCCAGCGACTGATGTCCCTACAATTGTGCGACAACTCTATTTAAAAAGCCGCTATCGTTTGATTACAGAAGCTATTTACACTCCAATAAAAATTTTAGGATTACAGGAAAAAATAGATTTCAGTATGTCTTTATTTCGTTCAATTGGTTCAACCCATTTGCAATATTTAAAGAATATGGGAATCATGTCATCTGCTTCGTTTTCAGTTGTAGAAAATAAAACTTTGCGAGGTTTAATTGGCTGTCATTCTGTTAAAAGAAGAACAATACCTATTGAAATTTTGCCAAAAATTCAACTTCTTGTAGAGCTGTTTGCCACTCGCTTACTTGATGAAAAATTAAATGAAATGCAAATAAAATCACCTAAAATAAATAAAAATATATTTGAATTTTTAAAAATGTATGAAATTATGAATTGCGATCTTCAATTGTTACCCAATGAGAGCTTTGATCTTTTAAGAAATACATTTATGTGTGATAATATCCTATACAAATATGTAAATAAAAAAATAACTGACACTAACATCCCCGATGAAATGATTGACAAAATAGAATTCTTTGCCAAGAAAAAATTTGATAATAATGAAATAACTATTTTGAATCGTTTAAGTGATCTGCATCCAAAATTTAACAAATGGATGGAAACATATTCAGGAATGATTTACCTTCCATTAGATAGAGATCATTTATCGTATATTGCTTTTTTTCGACCTGAACAAATACAGACCTTAAAATGGAGTGGCGATCCAAATATTCAAAATATAAATTCCGATGGCTCATTAAATCCTAGAAATTCTTTTGCAATATGGTATAATCAAATTAAGGGAGTGTGTGTTCCTTGGAGCAATGAAGAAATATCATTAGCAAAAGAAATTAGAATTAAATTAATCGACATTCGCTCAAATTTTCTTGAAAAATCAATCAGAGAAAATATGATTTTAAAAGAGAAAAACGATGAAAATGAGCTTCTTTTAAGTGAAATTCACCACAGAGTCAAAAACAATTTATCTATTGTCAGTTCCATATTTGATTGGAAAATGAAAGAATCTAAAAATACAGAATTGATAGCAGATCTAAAAGAAATGAAAAGTCGAATTCGTGCCATTTCTGCCCTGCATGAAACTCTTTATCAAGGTGGTAATTTTGGATCACTTTCTATAGAAAGATATTTAAGATCAATTGCCCGTGAAGCACTTTCCTTAGTAAAAAATAATAATACACAGATAGATTTCAAATTTTCAATTCCGTCCAACATAGTTATTCCGATCCAAGAAGCATTGCCATTAGGATTAATTACCCACGAATTTATAACAAATTCAATAAAACATGCTTTTACAGAAAAAGATGAAGGCATGATAAATATTGAATGGAAAGAATATGAAAATAATACTATTCTTATTCTCAGTGATAATGGCAAAGGTTTTATAAATATTGAAAAAAAACAAAACAAATCTTTAGGCTTAGAGCTTATAAGATTACTTATCGGACAACTCGATGCAATACCTTCCTGGGATGGCTCAATAGGTGTTAAATTAAAAATTCAATTTGACAGGAAATTTGCATGA
- a CDS encoding ABC transporter ATP-binding protein, protein MACISVQGLTAAYEKVKILQQIDLEFFQNKVTSIVGPNGSGKSTLLKTIAGSLKPESGTIHINNRLMQDFKKKELAKILAFLPQSPETPKDITVEQLVAYGRYSHQAIFKNTKYEDKKIIDWALSATNLMQMAQASISDLSGGQRQRAWIAMALAQNSDCLFLDEVTTYLDIRHQIEILNLLKKLNKKSAKTIIMVLHDINHALHYSDYIVVVKNGKIYAHESIESILENKVLESAFKVKFKVLYDENKKPFIVCNELIH, encoded by the coding sequence ATGGCTTGTATTTCAGTGCAAGGTTTAACAGCGGCTTATGAAAAAGTAAAAATTTTGCAGCAAATAGATCTCGAGTTTTTTCAAAATAAAGTGACTTCGATAGTGGGTCCAAATGGTTCTGGGAAATCGACCTTACTCAAAACAATTGCTGGCTCCTTAAAACCTGAAAGTGGTACGATTCATATTAATAATCGCCTCATGCAAGATTTTAAAAAAAAAGAATTAGCAAAGATTCTTGCCTTTTTGCCCCAATCTCCTGAGACCCCTAAGGACATTACGGTAGAGCAACTGGTTGCTTATGGGCGCTATTCCCATCAAGCCATTTTTAAAAATACAAAATATGAAGATAAAAAAATTATAGATTGGGCTCTTTCTGCGACAAATTTAATGCAAATGGCACAAGCTTCTATCAGTGATCTTTCTGGAGGACAAAGACAACGAGCATGGATTGCTATGGCTCTTGCACAGAATAGTGATTGTTTATTCCTAGATGAAGTAACAACATATTTAGATATTAGACATCAAATAGAAATTTTAAATCTACTGAAAAAACTGAACAAAAAGAGTGCGAAGACAATTATAATGGTTTTGCATGATATTAATCACGCACTGCATTATTCAGATTATATTGTTGTCGTAAAAAATGGCAAAATATATGCTCATGAATCTATAGAAAGTATTCTTGAAAATAAAGTACTTGAAAGTGCTTTTAAAGTTAAATTTAAAGTTCTTTATGATGAAAATAAAAAACCATTTATTGTTTGTAACGAGTTGATTCATTAA